AGTTGAGTTGATAAAAAATGCTTCACCTATTTTCTTCCCTTTGTGTCCTTTGCGTTATTACTTTGTGCCCTTTGTGGTTTATCCTTTTTTAACCGCAAAGAACGCAAAGAAATCGACCGCAAAGAACGCAAAGATTAAAGGTAAAAGGAATCATAGAAAATTCACGAAACTCCAGATAAAAGGAACCGTCCCAAATTTCGGGAAAGGCACCTGGATTAAATAAAGGAGGCTCTCAGAATGAGTTTGTTAGAAATAAAGGATTTAGTGGTAAAGGTTAATAATAAGCAGGTGTTAAATGGCGTCCATCTAAATATTGAAAAAGGAGAGGTGCATATCTTGATGGGACCAAATGGCTCTGGCAAAAGCACTTTAATTATGACCTTATTAGGTTACCCTCATTATCAGGTGGTAAGCGGAAAAATAACCTTTGCGGGTACTGAATTAAATTCTAAACCAATTCATCAACGGGTAAAATTAGGATTGTCGGTTGCTTTTCAATCTCCACCAGAGATAAGGGGTGTAAAATTGCGCGATTTAATCAGAATAGCCGGTGGTAAAACTCTCTGGGACTCGTTTAAAGAACCACAAGAATCATTCGCCACACCTCTTTTAACTAAAGTAGGACTTTTACCAGAGGTTTTTCGGGATAGAGAGGTTAATGTTGGTTTCTCAGGTGGTGAGCGAAAACGCTCAGAAGTAGCTCAAATATTTGCCTCAAAACCAAAATTAATGATTCTTGATGAGCCTGATTCTGGCGTTGATATTGACTCGCTAAAAATGATTGGTAAAGATTTAGGTGAATATATTGAAGAAAATCATTGTGCCTGTCTGGTTGTTACCCATTACCGCCATATTCTACCTTATTTAAGACCCGATTTAGCCCATGTAATGTGCGGTGGCAGGATTGTTAAAACAGGCGACCCGATAGAAATATTTACCCGCATTGAAGAAAAGGGATTTTGTGAATATTTAGAACTTTGTCCCCCAGGATTGAAAGCCATTATTGAGAAGGAGATGAAAAATGACTGATTTCAGAGAAGAATTAAAAGCATCCGCAGAAAAAGTAAGAGAGAAACCTGCTCTGCTTGGCACAGATATAGATATTGATAAATTTAGTTCAAAACCAGCCTATGTAGAGATGATTTCTTCCCCGGATAAATTAACCGGCCAGGTGGCTGAAAAGGCTCATCAAGTAGGAATAAATCCAGATGAAAATAAACGCTCGGGAACATTCTTTCAGTATGACCACACGCCTATTCTTGCCTGTCAGAAGAAAGGGATAAAAGGAGTTGAGGTATTAAG
This genomic stretch from bacterium harbors:
- the sufC gene encoding Fe-S cluster assembly ATPase SufC, which codes for MSLLEIKDLVVKVNNKQVLNGVHLNIEKGEVHILMGPNGSGKSTLIMTLLGYPHYQVVSGKITFAGTELNSKPIHQRVKLGLSVAFQSPPEIRGVKLRDLIRIAGGKTLWDSFKEPQESFATPLLTKVGLLPEVFRDREVNVGFSGGERKRSEVAQIFASKPKLMILDEPDSGVDIDSLKMIGKDLGEYIEENHCACLVVTHYRHILPYLRPDLAHVMCGGRIVKTGDPIEIFTRIEEKGFCEYLELCPPGLKAIIEKEMKND